One Carcharodon carcharias isolate sCarCar2 chromosome 1, sCarCar2.pri, whole genome shotgun sequence DNA window includes the following coding sequences:
- the LOC121273182 gene encoding uncharacterized mitochondrial protein AtMg00860-like, translated as MLITGKNLPIHFENLGRVLHRLEKHGICCKKSKCSFLKSAVKCLGRMIDETGPSTSPRKMEAVVKAPQSKNVKELFLFLELVNYYSKFISTLATKAAPLNNLKENAKWDWSQVCQENFKDLKQEFTSAISPGTFQ; from the coding sequence ATGCTCATCACTGGGAAAAACCTCCCAATTCATTTCGAGAACCTAGGCAGGGTCCTGCATAGACTGGAAAAACACGGCATCTGCTGTAAGAAATCCAAATGCTCATTTCTGAAGTCCGCAGTGAAGTGCCTGGGACGTATGATCGATGAAACtggcccctcaacctcacccagaaAGATGGAGGCAGTGGTGAAAGCACCACAGTCCAAAAACGTTAAAgagctttttttgtttttggaaCTTGTGAATTACTACAGCAAGTTCATTTCCACTTTGGCTACCAAGGCAGCACCACTGAATAATCTGAAGGAGAAtgcaaaatgggattggtcacaaGTCTGTCAGGAAAATTTCAAGGACCTCAAGCAAGAGTTCACTTCTGCTATAAGTCCTGGCACATTTCAATGA